A genomic stretch from Pseudomonas mendocina includes:
- the leuA gene encoding 2-isopropylmalate synthase, whose amino-acid sequence MSMLKDPSSKYRPFTPISLPDRTWPDQIITKAPIWLSTDLRDGNQSLIEPMDAEKKMRFFKCLVQVGLKEIEVGFPSASQTDFDFVRELIEGGHIPDDVTIQVLTQARDDLIERTFESLKGAKKAIVHYYNACAPAFRKIVFNQDKAGVKAIAVAAAKTIKRLAEAAPETQWGFEYSPEVFSSTETDFAVEVCNAVIDVFQPTPANKLILNLPATIECATPNNYADQVEWFGRNVDKRDSVLISVHTHNDRGTGVAASELAVMAGADRVEGCLFGNGERTGNVCLVTLALNLYTQGVNPELDFSDIDAVRKVVEDCNQLPVHPRHPYVGDLVHTAFSGSHQDAIRKGFAQQKPDAIWEVPYLPIDPADIGRDYEAVIRVNSQSGKGGITFLLEQEYGISLPRRMQIEFSQVVQKETDRLGLEMTAGQIYELLVNEYLKAETPYTLKGHRLQEENGNSTVDVEVSNNGETQTWHGTGKGPLEALVAGLPVSVEIMDYSEHAIGAGTNAKAAAYIELRVNGGRALHGVGIDENITTASFRALFSALNRAQAQAA is encoded by the coding sequence ATGAGCATGCTTAAAGATCCATCCAGCAAATACCGTCCGTTTACTCCGATCAGCCTCCCGGATCGCACCTGGCCTGATCAGATCATCACTAAAGCGCCGATCTGGTTGTCCACCGACCTGCGTGACGGTAACCAATCGCTGATCGAACCCATGGACGCCGAGAAGAAAATGCGTTTCTTCAAGTGCCTGGTTCAAGTGGGTCTGAAAGAGATCGAAGTTGGCTTCCCGTCTGCTTCGCAAACAGATTTCGACTTCGTTCGCGAATTGATCGAAGGCGGCCACATTCCTGATGACGTCACCATTCAGGTACTGACTCAGGCCCGTGACGATCTTATCGAACGCACCTTCGAGTCCCTCAAGGGCGCGAAGAAAGCCATCGTTCACTATTACAACGCCTGCGCTCCGGCCTTCCGCAAAATCGTCTTTAACCAAGACAAAGCCGGTGTTAAAGCCATTGCGGTGGCTGCCGCTAAAACGATCAAGCGCCTGGCCGAAGCTGCACCGGAAACCCAGTGGGGCTTCGAGTACTCGCCTGAGGTGTTCAGCTCCACTGAAACCGACTTCGCGGTGGAAGTGTGCAACGCTGTGATCGACGTGTTCCAGCCGACTCCGGCCAACAAGCTGATCCTCAACCTGCCAGCCACTATTGAGTGCGCTACACCCAACAACTATGCCGATCAGGTCGAGTGGTTTGGCCGCAATGTGGACAAGCGCGACAGCGTGTTGATCAGCGTGCACACCCACAACGACCGTGGTACTGGCGTTGCTGCTTCCGAGCTTGCAGTCATGGCGGGCGCTGACCGTGTGGAAGGCTGCCTGTTTGGTAACGGCGAGCGTACCGGCAACGTCTGCTTGGTGACCTTGGCGCTGAACCTCTACACCCAAGGTGTGAATCCTGAACTGGACTTCTCCGACATCGACGCCGTGCGCAAAGTCGTCGAAGACTGCAACCAACTGCCGGTTCACCCACGTCATCCGTATGTTGGCGACCTGGTTCATACCGCGTTTTCAGGCTCGCACCAAGACGCCATCCGTAAAGGCTTTGCCCAACAGAAGCCGGATGCCATCTGGGAAGTGCCATACCTGCCAATCGACCCGGCCGATATCGGCCGCGATTACGAGGCGGTTATTCGCGTCAACAGCCAGTCGGGCAAAGGCGGCATCACTTTCCTGCTTGAGCAGGAATACGGCATCAGCTTGCCACGCCGTATGCAGATCGAGTTCAGCCAAGTGGTCCAGAAAGAGACGGATCGCCTCGGCCTTGAAATGACGGCCGGTCAGATCTACGAGTTGCTGGTCAACGAATACCTGAAAGCTGAAACACCGTACACCCTGAAAGGCCACCGCCTGCAGGAAGAAAACGGTAACAGCACAGTAGACGTAGAAGTTAGCAATAACGGCGAAACGCAAACCTGGCACGGCACCGGCAAAGGCCCACTGGAAGCACTGGTCGCTGGCCTGCCCGTCTCGGTTGAGATCATGGACTACTCTGAACACGCCATTGGTGCAGGTACTAACGCCAAAGCCGCAGCTTATATTGAGCTGCGCGTAAATGGTGGCCGCGCCCTGCA